One Aegilops tauschii subsp. strangulata cultivar AL8/78 chromosome 2, Aet v6.0, whole genome shotgun sequence genomic window, AGAATATTAAGAATTACCTTATTAGGAACAATAATCATAAAATACTACTAGCCGACGAAGCCTATATATATGATAAGGAGACGTCCTTCACCGAACGCAACCATCAATTGAGGAATTGACTACTCTGTTTCATTTTGTTGTTCTTGTGATCTGCGGTAACGAGAACAAGTCGAGGGAAACACCATTGATGGCACGAGGAACCATGGTACCCACCCTTCTGGTGCTGCTTCTGGCTATTTTCTGCGCGGCCACCGTCGTCCACGGCAAGGAATGGAACGTCGGTCGCCAGGACGGATGGTTCTTCAGCATCTCCAATTGGGGGGACGACAAGCCAATCAAGGTCGGCGATGTGCTTGGTGAGAACTCTAAATCAAGTGATTGGCTATTTTTTAATTCTGATATGTAATCTTGTGTTTATAACTAATACTAATGCATGCAGTGTTCAAGTACAAGGCAATTGCGCACAACGTGGTGCAGGTCTCAGAAGAAGACTACAACGCATGCACGGTCTCTCGCCCATCGCCGACCTACCGCTCCGGCAATGACCACATTAAGGTCACCAGCAGTGGCAGATTCTTCTTCATATGTTATGTGAAAACTCCTTTACACTGTGAGAATGGCATGAAGATAGCCATCACTGTCCAATAGATAGGCGTGTCTCTGTACGAAGTCTTTAAGGTGCGAGCTCATGACAGAATGATGGCAGATGAAATAAATTGATGCTTGGCTCAAGTCTCCTACTTGTCTTGATCCTCAACATGCTTCTTTCGAAACTGATTATGTATTCATGACACCTTGCTACGGCGACATCTATTGTTTATTTTTTAGGGGACCAATAtctattttatttttctttttctttttgcgaAGAGGGACCAATATCTATTACccaaaaaggctttcgccccgctttataaataaagcaaccaCCAAGCACAAAGTATCAAGGTCACAACAAAACACCACACACACTCACCCAAAGCCACCGCAGGCACGGTCCAACACACACACACCGACAAACATACCCAAGTTCAGCTGTGGGCACAACACAACAAGCCCAACACAGGCACACAACGAAACAACACAAAAACGGCAGGGCGGTGGCGATGGCGAGAAGACGACGATCTAATCTGGCTCCGGTGGTGGTGGGGGAAGCGGTGGAGCCATCCGGAGAGCCATCGCGGGAAGCTGGGTGATGATGGAGGTGATGGCGTCTCTCTCCCTGgggcggctaagcggccgccaaagCTGCAAGTAACCAGACCATTTGAACAAAGCGTCAGTAGCACAACGAAGAGGAATGCGCTGAATCACAAGTTTATTCCTAACAGTCCACAACGTCCAGGCCAGCACCCCAATGGCCAGCCACCTAATGTGGCGCATTGCGGGTGGGATCGTCTGGAGTTCGGCGAAGAGAGCGGGGAAGTTGTTGTGGTCCCAGCTTCCACCCACTATCTCACGGAAACAACTCCATAGGAACTGCGCGGACACGTAGGTGAAGAAGATATGATTCGAATCCTCTTCCGGCCCGCAGAGCGGGCAGCGCCCATCACCCGGGCCATTGCGCTTCAAGACCTCCACGCCAGACGGGAGGTGGCCGCGGATCCATTGCCGTAAGAAGATCCTAATTTTCAGGGGAAGGCGAATCTCCCAGATGGAGGTGAGCGCCTCATGGCCAGGCGAGGGGGCGATGGCCTGGTAAAGAGACTTGGTGGAGAATTGTCCAGAAGGCTCTAGTCGCCAACTAGACCTGTCATCTTCGGTCGTAAGATCAGGCTCGTGCAAGGCAATGCAGTCGAGCAGCTCCTGCCAGTCGGCGGTCTCAGCCGGGCCAAAAGGCCTCCGGAATGAGAGTtgccctaagtcaataagggcTGCCGCGACCGAGATCTGTGGGGGCAACCGCAAGGGGCATGTCGCCAGTCCATCTGTCGAACCAGAACAATGTGACAGTGCCGGATTCGACCTCGATCGAGGTCCCAATCCGGAGGACTGGGAGGAGCTGGATGACGGATTGCGAGAACTGGGATCCCCCAGACCACTGGCAGAAAGCGAGAGGCTGGCCTCGGAGGTATTTCTGCTGAATGATGCGAAGCCACAGGCCACCATCTCCGTTGGCAATCCGCCAAAGCCACCGAGTCAGGAGGGCAATGTTCATGCGTTTGGATGACATGATCCCGAGTCCACCCTGGTCGCGAGGCTTGCAGATTTCTGACCACCTAACCATGTGGTACTTCTGCTTGTCGCCCTCACCGGCCCAGAAGAAACGCCCCTGAACAGTGGCGATCTCGTGATGAAGCGTCTCCGGAAGGCTGTAGAAGCTCATGATGAACAAGAGCAGACTGGAGAGGGACGAGTTAATGAGCACCGTACGAGCCGCTTTCGAGAGCCACCGACCTTGCCAGGGCTCGATACGGTGCTGAAGCTTCCCCACCGTGGGGCGCAGGTCGGCCACCGTGAGCCTAGAATCACTAACGGGTATCCCCAGATAAGTCGTGGGGAAGCTCCCAAGCTGGCAGTTAAGCCGATCCGCAATACTCCGGCTCTCGTCTTGGGAGTAGCCCAAGACCATCACCTCGCTCTTGTCGAAATTGACCCTGAGGCCAGACATCTGCTGGAAGCATAGCAGAAGGAACTTGAGGTTCGAAATATCACTCGCCGAGCCTTCCACCATGATGATGGTGTCATCCGCATATTGGAGAAGGGAGATCCCGTTCTCCCCAACAAGATGCGGGACTATACCCTTAATGTGGCCCGCAGCCTTGGCCTTATCAAGGATGGCGGTCAGAGCATCGACCACCATGTTAAACAGGAACGGGGAGAAGGGGTCGCCCTGGCGAACCCCACAGAAAGTGGGGAAGAATGGGCCGATCTCCCCATTAATGTTCACCGCGGTCCGACCCGAGGATACCATCTGCATCACCCTAGTCACCCAACGATCATCGAAGCCCTTACGGAGAAGACATTCCGAAGGAAAGACCAGCTAACCGTGTCATAAGCCTTGTGAAAGTCCAGTTTCAGCTAACCAATATCTATTCGGAAGAGCCAATGGAAGCATACCACTAGTGGAAGTATATGACTAGTTGGTTTTCACTTTAAGTGAAACGTCGATGAATTTAAGTAATTTCAGTGGACACTAAAGTATTTACCTTTCGAACAATAATTTTGAAGTTCCAGTAATACACAGGAATTCAGATGTTCTTAAAGTATTTTTCAAAGTTTTCAAATATCACGTTGAATTTCAGGTGAATGTTTCGGCCCTCTAGGCAAAATGCAAACTAAAAACACTAAAACTAACTGTATTTCTGTGATTTCGGTGGTGGATGTAATATTTCCAAACTGAAATAAAAAAAACACTAGATACAAGTTTCTTTCATTCTACTGACAATACCTTGTGTTAGAATAATTCGAGGCCATCGTCGATCCGTCAAGGACAAGCAGTCACACAAGCACGAGCAatgacaccgagatttgttaacgaggttcatcAACATGGCCATATCCCCGGAACATGACTACATGCACACCTCCTCATGTACCAAATCACATGACACAATCTTCGATAAGCCTCCAAGGCCACGAGACAGCGCTCCGACCGCCGCATCACGGCCGGTCCGGTCATCCTTGCCACAGACTCCCGGACTGTCCTTCTCGTGATCTTTGTCTTAGCCTATAACTTATGTCTAGTCTATTTGGCTACCCGTGATGACTATATATAATAGTCCTGAGTTACACATGTCCGACTCAAACACCTAATGTACCGCTAATTACAAATCCAACTGTAGCACAACCTATATACTGAATATTTGATACATTATTTTAACACCTTGAACATTAAGGAACATGCGAACTAGCTCCTTTACGGTGGTGGCTATTCGAATTGATCTCGGTCAACCAAACAAAGAGAAAGAGCTCTCACGTACTCTATCCCGAATCACTTGTcgcggaaatggatgtatctagaactaaaaatACGTTTAGATATATCCATTTCTACGACAAGTAATTTAGGACGGACGGAGTATATGCCCTGATAGGGGGCACCAAACACAATTATGAAACTTGGTCATGTCTTCCTAGCACCTACTAGTATACAAGGAAAGGATCCCCTTCGAGTGTGTTAACGGTTTCACTCTTAACAACCAATCCATTTTTGGACGGGACTCTGACAACCAATCCTAATTAGGTGCGGAGGGAGAGGAAGTCTGAGTACTATCGTCGGCCACCACAAGGACAATGTTGGTGGCATTCTGCAGCGCTACCACCCGGGAGAATATCAGGTGCTCCGGTAGCACCTGATGATAAGGTGCTCCCAGTGCATCTCGACCATTGGATCATCAATCGAATGGACAACATTTGGTTAATGCGAATTTTGTAGAAAACCCCAAAACATTTTTGAAATGACATTTGAATCCACATCCCGTGAATGTTGCCTGTTGGATCACGATCCAATGGCCGAGATGCTACCGGAGCACCTGATATTCTCCCACTACCACCCTACTGCCACCCCTTCCCCTGACAAACACGACAATGTCAGAGGTTCACGAGTACCGCCGTTGGCTCACCACGCGTGCATCGATCAGGCACTGGACTGTGCCTTTCAACTGTAATAAGGACAAAATGCTTGCGGCAAGTTTTCATATGGTTATTCTTGCTCAAGATAGGTATTGATGTTAAAGACCTAGAGCATGATTGATTTTACTTCGCCACCAAAAAATGGCAAGTCTTGGAGTTTCCAATGTTTGGCATGCTAATATGTTGGCTACCAGTATCGAAGAAAGAAGTCCACATAACCCCCTGAAGTTTCAGAAATCGGCTACTTAACCCCCTCAACTACAAAACCGGGTATATCACCCCCTGATGTTTACAAAACCAGACAAATGACCCCCACATCATGTTATAAGCGGTTTTAGTAGGCGGTTTTGCAATCTGGCGTGATTCAACTGGCTGAGGTGAAGATACGGCCCACTTGTCAGGGACTCAAATCTCTCCCCTACTATGCACTGGCTCGTAGTGCCTCGTGGTGCTGCTCATGCTGCTTCCGTCAGTGGTGGCAGTGATGAGTACTAGATGGAGTGGTTCAACATGGCTATACATAACCGGGGCACGGCGAAGATGTGTGAAGGTCCTGTAGCGTGGCTGCATGATTGCATCGTGGTAGTTGGCAATGCAACATCCGTGCAGGAACTTGCCGAGCTCTACGAGTTCTTCATGTCCATGGACAACGGTAGCGGGAAGACCTATCCGGAGCTGGGCGCAGCAAGAGATGGAGCCCGGAGCAGCTATGGCGCCACGCCGCCACCCGAGAGGCAAATGAAAGGGTGCATGCACATGGGCAGTAGCTGCTGATCGTTTTGAGTGTTGTTGTGTGCACTAGTGCTGAATCGATCTAAGTAAGGATCGATCATGAGCTTGTGTATGTGCATGTGCTGCCTTCCGGTCGGTGTCAagcactagtacaaaacagggctttcctCACAGGGCAATATttacattagtcccggttcagtcacgaaccgggactaatgtgagcattggtcccggttcgtgcggctaaggcattagtcccggttcacctgggccctttagtcccggttggtgccacgaaccgggactaaaggatgtgatgcccattagtaccggttggtggcaccaaccaggaccaaaggacatgtgctacccgcgtcgcggccaaagtttagtcccacctcgctagttgagagagctcgagagtggtttataaacgctgctgcgcccaccctctcgagctcctctcaattgcaggctttcgggcctaaccgtacATTGTGTGCCcgtgggcctactgggccacctgcgggcctgaatcctggcccatggttgggtttctagtcgtattcaggcacggcccaatagatggcacttttttttctttgttgctttatttattttattttgtttctacttacaacaaaatacttactgttgctattttcatttattttattaaattttattttttaattctttttgcttttaggtcacaaaaattataaactttctgttagtgccattagttttcaaatttgaattctttgattttgttattactgtgttttatgattctattcaaaaacagattttgttattttagtttctaacaaaaaaatctttatgataatgctttttgctattaaaatgtctaacaaaaacattctttatgaaaattctttttgctattaaagggcccatcaaactctacccccccccccccccccgaccgccttttcagttttagaaaaaacaaaagaaaatgatgaaaatgtcaaaaaaataaaataaaataagtttcccatgtgatatgtggtctagttgttgggaaaattaacaaatatgaatttcgactttatttgcaaaatctcccTGGAATTtgttaaaatgggcataacttttgcatacgaactcggatgaaaaagttttttatatgaaaaatcatctacttgaaaagttacatccgaatttaaccgggggcaccccgttaaacattttcaaaatcctcaaaaacctaacagaaaaaagatacagggcttttaagatctggagaggcaaaaaaattaaaaaaaattcaaattgtggtcaaactgtggtcaaacaatggtcaaactaattattctagaatattagtgttactaaataattatttcagttttttttgaattttggtcaaatctggtcaaacagtggtcaaacaatggtcaaactaattattccagaaatattagtgttactaaataattattatttttaaaacaatagtttcaaactcaaacagtgaaatgtgtcacttcatgctcaagctaaattcctaagggttaatagaattgacatcttactattgtcaggaaaacaacaagtgcagacttggaaacgagggagaatagaacccagaagttaagcgtgctcaggctggagtagtgagaggatgggtgaccgtccggaaagttagatgatgaggggtgattagagattagaggataaattgagcagtgatgaggggtgatgattagagattagaggttaaaataattcagaaatttaaaaatcaaaaaaaaattaaaaaaaatcacaaaaaaaatttcaaaaaaaaatatcataaaatttcctttagtcccggttgggaacaccaaccgggactaaaggtggagctccaggctgcgtccacgtggatggcctttagtcccggttcgtgtaagaaccgggactaaaggggcgAG contains:
- the LOC109764575 gene encoding basic blue protein-like, which codes for MARGTMVPTLLVLLLAIFCAATVVHGKEWNVGRQDGWFFSISNWGDDKPIKVGDVLVFKYKAIAHNVVQVSEEDYNACTVSRPSPTYRSGNDHIKVTSSGRFFFICYVKTPLHCENGMKIAITVQ